Below is a genomic region from Spirosoma radiotolerans.
GCCCACGCAGCTTTTCACGGTGCGCAGGGACTTGCCGTACGCGTGACCGCTTTCGAAACCAGCGGCTATGAGTTCTTCCCAAATGATGGGCAGATCGCCAACGTGTGCACCGAAGAGATCAATTCGCTGTCCCCCGGTAATCTTGGTGTAAAGGCCATATTTCTTGGCAACCTGACCAATCACGATCAACTTATCCGGGGTGATTTCGCCACCCGGAATGCGGGGTACAACCGAATAGGTGCCGCCTTTCTGGATATTAGCCAGAAATCGGTCATTTGAATCCTGAATCGTGGCCCGTCCTTTCTCCAGAATGTTCTCGTTCCAGAGACTTGCCAGAATGGAGGCCACAGCGGGTTTACACACCTCGCACCCATCGCCTTTCCCGATATGGTCCAGCACAGCACCGAATGTTTTAAGGCTATTGATTTTAACCAGATCCAGTAGCTCCTGTCGCGTGTAATCGAAGTGTTCGCAAAGGATATTCCGAACATAAACGCCTTTCTCCTTCAGAACACCCTGAATGATATCTTTCACCATGGGCGTGCATCCTCCGCAACCGGTACAGGCTTTGGTCGCTTTCTTGAGCGCATCGACGGTTGTATGACCATTTTCGCCAATTTCATGGCAAAGCATGGCTTTAGTCACGGCTTCGCAGGAACAGATCAGCGCGTCGTCGGGTAAACCCATGACTCCGGCAGCAGACCCGGCATCTTCACCTCCACGTGAACCCAAAATCAGATCTTCAGGATCAGGTGGGAGAATGGTTTTGTTCTTGCAGGTTTGCAGCAGCATGTTGTACTGGTCAGCATCGCCAACCAGAATGCCGCCCAGCAATTCTTTTCCATCCGTCGATATGTTGACGCGCTTATAAACGCCTTTCGCCTTGTTTTCGTAGACAATCGTTTTACAGTCCGATGCAAAGGGATCACCAAAAGAGCCCACGTCCGTGCCAATCAGCTTCAGCTTGGTTGACATATCGTACGGCTTGAACTCTTTTTCTGTGCCCGTCAGGCGAGCGGCTACCACCTCGGCCATTTCGTAGCCGGGCGCCACCAAACCATAAATCATATGGTGTGCCACGGCACATTCGCCAATGGCAAAGATGGATGGGTCAGATGTTTGCAGGAAGTTATCGACCAGGATGCCCCCACGCGGGTGGGTCTCAATCCCTGACGCTTTGGCAAGCTCGTCGCGGGGGCGAATGCCAGCAGATATAACCAGCATATCGACGTCAATACGTGACCCGTCGGCAAACTGCATCCCGGTAATGGCCTCATCGCCGGTAATTTCCTGTGTACTCTTCGACAGGTGAATGGTCAACCCCAGGGATTCCAGTTGCTGCTGTAAAATACCCGATCCGGCATCGTCAATCTGACGGGGCATCAGCCGGGGTGCAAATTCAACGACGTGAGCTTCATCCAGACCCAGGTCGAGCAGCGCTTTGGCGGCTTCGAGACCTAACAAACCGCCACCCAAAACTGCCCCACGCCGTGCCTTGCGGGCGTAGGACTGAATAAGGTCGAGGTCTTCAATAGTGCGATACACAAACACGCCGTCTTTTTCCACACCGGCTACGGGCGGCACAAACGCCCCCGAACCCGTGGCCAGCACCAGATAGTCATAAGGTACTACGACACCGTGGTGTGAACGGACCTCTTTTCGCTCCCGGTCAATGTCTACGACCGGATCGGTGAGGTAGAGCGTAATAGCATTTTCGGCATACCAGCTTTGGGGCGCAAGTGTCAGATCGTCGGCTGTTTTACCATCGAAATAAGCACTTAAATGAACCCGGTCGTAGGCTACGCGCGGTTCTTCTCCAAAAACCGTTATCGTAAATTGGTACCCATTTTTTTCTTTGGCTACTAATTTCTCGCAGAACTTGTAGCCTACCATGCCATTGCCAATGACGACGACACGCCTGTTTTTGTTTGTGTTCATAGTTAATTGTAACTATAGCATTGTGAAAACCCCGTTTTATTATTGTACTTTATTTATAAAATAGCCTTTTTCCTCCCAAAATAGGCTAGTCAAAAGTAAGAGGTGTTTTTTGTAAATCCTAACGTATTATTCCGTTATAGGTTGATTATGAAACATATTTTTTCGAAAAAGACTTGTTTTTAAGAATTTCATCTCTACTTTTGACCAAGAAACAGCGTATAGTTAAAATCGCTTGTTGATAGTATAATAGTACTATTCCAGTATAAACGGTAAAGTCAAATGATGCCAAAGCTAACACTCGTGGGGGCGGGTCCCGGCGACGGCGAATTGATCACCTTAAAAGGGATCAGGGCGCTTCGGCAGGCAGATGTTGTTCTATATGACGATCTGGCCAACCACACATTACTGGAGTTTGCGCCCGAACAGGCACTGAAGATCTACGTAGGTAAACGGGCTGGTCAGGCGTCGTTGACGCAGGAAGAAATCAACGAGCTGATCGTTCGGTGTGCGCAGGAGCATAGTCATGTGGTTCGACTCAAAGGGGGCGATCCATACGTGTTTGGGCGTGGCTTTGAAGAACTCGAGTATGTACGGCGGTATGCTATTGACTGCGAGGTGGTGCCGGGCGTATCGAGTAGTATAGCCGTACCCGCTTCGCAGGGTATTCCTGTGACGAGCCGGGGCGTAAGCGAGAGTTTCTGGGTCATTACCGGCACCACCCGAAATGGCGAACTTTCAGAAGATCTGTATCTGGCGGCTCAATCGAAAGCAACCGTTGTGGTGTTGATGGGCATGCGGAAAGTAAAGGAGATATGCGCTATTTTCTGCGAGGCCGGACGCGGTCATTTGCCCATGGCCATTGTGCAGAATGGGACGCGTGCCGATGAGCAGTGCGTGATTGGTCAGGTCTGGAATATACCACAGTTAGCGGCAGAGCAAGGCGTGGGGGCGCCCGCTGTGCTGGTCATTGGTGAAGTTGTCTCGTTGCATCCGTCGTATCTGGCGGAATCAATGCGAAATTTCTCCATGGCCTGCTGAGGGACTGCTTACGGTTTTAAGGTATTCGGTGGCTGGCGTGTCAGAGTTCATGCGTGAGCCCACCGTAAACAGAAACCGAAAAAAGCCGATCCGGTGTGGGGGCACCTTTGGATCGGCCAAAACAGGGTTGTCTATGCGAAAAACACAAACGCTTCAAAGAAAATGAAAAAAACCAGGTAAAGCAAATCGGCGTCTTTCCGCCACTGGCCGCGCACCAGCCCGTCAGTCCTCTCTGTATCGCCTTCAGAGCCATCCGTCCGTTCTGTTACACACCTCCTTACCCAGTAGTTGGGTAGGTCCACTCACTGTTGTCTTTGCTATTCATTTTCTTCTTAATCTGATTGCCTATTCTCATGAAGTATACAATCAACCGATTGACCATTGCCTGTGTGTTGCTACTGGCGACCCGGTCAACAGGGGTCGCCCAGTTTTCGCTTGTTGGGCAACTCCGTACACGAACCGAACTCCGAAACGGGCTTGGTAATCTGGCGCCTAAAGATGCACCCGCAGCTTTTTTTACATCCCAGCGCACACGGCTCACATTCGGCTACAAATGGGATCGTATCCAGTTTCAGACCTCCATTCAGGATGTTCGGGTATGGGGGCAGGATGCGTCCACGATCAATAACGCCGATGGTAACCGCCTGATGGTTCACGAAGCCTGGGCCGAAGTGACACTCATCAACAGGGCTGACACGACCATCAAATTCAGACCTATCGAAAACCTTTCGCTTAAAATTGGCCGTCAGGAGCTTGTGTACGATGATGTTCGGCTGTTAGGCAATCTTGACTGGCTCCAGCAGGGGCGTCGATTTGATGCCGCTTTGCTGAAAGCGCAGCATAGAGGCTGGGCTCTCGACCTTGGAGTTGGCTTTAATCAAAACACCGATGCGTTTGGTATGGTAGGAGACAACTACACACCGGGGAACGTCCCCGCATCGGCTCTGTCGACCAAAAATGTGACGCTGGCGATTCCGGCCGGTTTCATTCCCACGGCCGGAAAGGGCGGTGCTCCGGTGCTGGCGACGCCACTGAGCACAAACGGGCAGAACCAGCAATTCAAGTCGTTTCAGATGGCTTACCTGGCACACAAGTTTAACCAGACGAAGTTCTCAGCTTTACTCTTTAAGGATGATTTTCAGAAATACCGATCTGATTCGCTGGGGAGTGCGGCAGCCGGTTACGTATATGGCAGGCGTTACGATGTGGCAGGTACGAATTCGCGAGTAACGTATGGAGCCATGCTGATCGGCCAGCTGGGCGATGCCTCTTCTAAATTGGGCAAAGTGCAGTGGCAGGCGTTTGCCTACGGACAGAACGGCAAAGACCGCGATGGCCTTAGTCTTAAAAAGGCGTACCACTACGGCGGTAACGTCATGTTCCAGAAAGGGTTGTTAAGCTTTGGCCCTGGCTACGAAGTACTTTCAGGAAACAATGCCACAACGATCCAATCGGGCGAAACCAGCCGCTTTGACCCACTATATGGTACTCCGCACCGCCATTGGGGCTATATGGATTATTTCTACGTAGGAACGGGGTCGCCGGCGGGTGGTTTGCAGGATGCCTTTCTGAAGTTCAAATACACTGGAATCCGTCTGACGACCACCTTCGATATGCACTATTTCGCGCTGGCCGCACCGACATACAACAAAATGCCCGATGCACCCATCGGCACGCTTCTGCCGAACAAACTGGGTATGGAATATGACTTCGTGGCCAATTATGCCCTCAGCCGATTTACGAGCCTGGAATTCGGCTATTCGATCATGAAGGGCACCAATAGCCTCGAATACACCAAGCAGGGCACGATGGATGAGAAAAATAAACTCGGTACCTGGTCGTACCTGATGATCAACATCCGTCCAGATTTTCTGGCTACCAAACGGTAGTCCTACCTAACCAACCTGTCAATCTCTAACCGTATAAACCGTATTGTCATGAATCCATCAACCAATAAACCACTGGAGTCTTTAAACATCTTCCGTTTTAGCGGTGTGCAGATGCGGACCTTCCACATCACATGGCTTACCTTCTTTGTCTGTTTCTTTGGCTGGTTTGGCCTGGCTCCGCTGATGCCTGCCATCCGGGCCGATCTGGGCCTGACGAAACCACAGGTGGGCAACACGATCATTGCAGCTGTGTCGGCTACGATCCTGGCCCGGCTGGTCGTCGGTCGGCTGTGCGATACCTGGGGACCGCGAAAAACCTACACCGCATTGCTCCTGTTGGGTGCCTTGCCGGTGATGTTCGTCGGACTGGCGCACGATTACACCACGTTCCTGTTGTTTCGCCTGGCCATTGGGGTCATTGGCGCGTCGTTCGTGATTACGCAGTTTCATACGTCGATGATGTTTGCGCCCAAAATCAAAGGGACGGCCAATGCTGTGGCCGGTGGCTGGGGCAATCTGGGCGGTGGCATCACCCAACTGGCCATGCCCGTCATTATGGCCGCCATTGTTGGGTTCGGCTACACCAAACCCGAAGCATGGCGCCTGGCGATGATCGTGCCGGGTGTTCTCATGCTCATTATGGCGTTCGTTTATTACCGATTTACTCAGGATACGCCCGCTGGTAATGTTGATGAAATTGAGCGTTCCGTGGCAACGGGCGAAAAGGTGAGCTTCTGGGCGGCCTGCGCCGATATTCGTGTGTGGGCGCTGGCGTTGGCCTATGCCTGCTGCTTCGGAATGGAAATCACATTTGATGGTGTGGCTGCCCTTTATTTCTTCGACAACTTCAAGCTGGAGGAAACGCAGGCGGGTTTCTGGGCTATGCTCTTTGGGGGCATGAACATTTTTGCCCGTGCGCTCGGCGGTATTGTAGCCGATAAAGTTGGTAACAAATACGGTATGCGGGGTAAGGGTATTTTGCTGGCAGGTATGCTGGTGCTGGAAGGCGTTGGTATCATGTTGTTCGCGCAAGCGGGGAGCCTGCCAATGGCGATTCTGTCCATGATCACCTTCGCCCTGTTCCTGAAAATGTCGAATGGCAGTACCTACGCCATTGTCCCGTTCGTGAACCCCAAAGCCGTTGGTGTTATATCCGGTGTGGTTGGTGCCGGGGGCAACCTGGGTGGTATGCTCATGGCCTTCCTATTTAAATCACAATCAATCAGTTACGGTCAGGCTTTCCTGTATATTGGCTGCGCCGTAGCGGCTGCGGGGCTCCTTTTGTTCCTGGTCAATTTCAGTAAATCAGTTGTTGTCGAACCGGCCGAAGCCGAATTACAGACAGCTTAAAAAATGATGAATGCTAAATGATGAGTTCAAATCGACCACAATTCATCATTTAGCATTCATCATTACCAATCTTATGACTCATCAAACGACCTGTTGCTATTGTGGTGTTGGCTGTGGAATTGTAGTCAAACAGGAACCGAACGGACGATTGACCGTTGAGGGCGATAAGCAGCACCCATCCAATCGGGGAATGCTGTGCTCGAAAGGCATGAATCTGCATTATACCGTCATGGATCAGTCAGACCGGCTGCTCTATCCGCAGATGCGTCTCAACCGAAACATGCCCATACAACGGGTAAGCTGGGATGCGGCTCTGGAACGGACGGCTGCTGTATTCAAAACGTTTATTCAGAAACACGGTCCGGATTCGGTTGCGTTTTATGTGTCGGGGCAATGCCTCACGGAAGAGTATTACCTGGTCAACAAACTCATCAAAGGGTTTATCGGCTCCAATAACATCGATACCAATTCCCGGCTCTGCATGAGTTCGGCGGTGGTGGGCTATAAGCTGTCATTGGGCGAAGATTCGGTGCCGGTTTGTTACGACGACATCGAAGAGGCCGACGTTTTTCTGGTGCAGGGGGCCAACCCCGCCTGGTGCCATCCCATCCTATGGCGTCGGATTGAGGCTCACAAAGCGGCTAATCCGAACGTCAAAATCATTTGTGTCGACCCGCGCCGAACCGATACCGCTCGTTCGTCGGATCTGCACTTGCCCATTCGTCCCGGAACCGACATTGTACTGAACAACGCCATCGGTCGATTATTAATCGAGAATGGCGATATCGATAATGAGTTTATAACCAATCATGCTGACGGGTTTACCACCTACAGCGAGCAGGTGATGCAGCGCAGTATTGACGAAGCCGCTGAAATCTGCGGTATCTCTCCCGAATCCATCCGGCAGGCGGCTGACTGGATTGGTCGCTCAAAAGGGTTTCTGTCACTCTGGACAATGGGGCTGAATCAGTCGGCTGTAGGAGTGAACAAAAACCTGTCGCTCATCAACCTGCACCTGATTACGGGTCGTATTGGTAAGCCCGGCAATGGCCCCTTCTCACTGACGGGACAGCCCAATGCCATGGGTGGGCGCGAAACGGGCGGTCTGGCCAATAGCCTGCCCGCTCATCGCGATGTTCTGAATGCCACGCACCGTGCTGAAGTCGAAGCGTTCTGGAACAGCCCGGTTAACATTGCCGCAAAACCCGGCCTGACGGCTACGGAAATGTTTGACGCGCTGGCTGACGATAAATTAAAGGCCATCTGGATTATCAATACCAATCCGTTGGTTAGTATGCCGGATGTCAATGCTGCTGAAACCGCCCTAAAAAACGCCCGGTTTGTGGTGGTTCAGGACGTATCGAACCGGGCCGATACGGTGCAGTTTGCTGATGTCGTACTACCCGCAGCGGCCTGGCTCGAAAAAGAAGGGACGATGACCAATGCCGAACGCCGGATTGCGTACTTGCCTAAAGTGCTCGACGCCCCTGGCGAAGCCTTGCCCGACTCGGAAATTATCTGGCGATTTGCCCAAAAAATGGGCTATAGTGACGCTTTTTCCTACTCGGATACCTCGGCTGTTTACGACGAATATGCCCAACTTACCAAAGGCACGAACGTCGATATTACGGGCATGAATTATGCTTTGCTCAAGCAGAAACGCACTATCCAATGGCCTTACCCGAAAGGTGTAAAAGGAGAGGAAAACCGTATACCAAAAATCCCGGCGGGGAACCGTGAAAGCCAAATCGGTACGAAGCGGCTTTTCACCGATCACAAATTTTACACACCAAATGGTCGGGCGCAAATCCATGCGATACCCGACGAAAATACATCTGAACCAACGGATGATGACTTTCCGCTCGTCTTAACCACTGGTCGTATTCGCGATCAGTGGCACACCATGACCAAGACCGGGCGCGTCGCTAAATTGAACCAGCACAGTCCGCAGCCCTTCCTGCAAATCCACCCGGCCGATGCAAAAGTACGCGGCATCGAAGAAGGTCAATTGGTTGAGGTTCGGGGCCGCAGGGGAGAGGTGCGGGTGAAAGCGCAACTAACGGAGGACGTTCGTCCCGGTTTGTGTTTTCTGCCCATGCACTGGGGAAAGGTAATGGCCGGATCGTCGGGGGGCAGCAACCTGAATCGGGCTAATAACCTGACGAATGCGCTGGTGGACCCGCGCTCCAAAGAACCCGATTTTAAGTTCTCGGCGGTGGAGGTTACACCTTACAGTAAACCCGTCGAAAAAATTATCATTATTGGCGCTGGTTCAGCCGGATTGGGCTTTATCAACGCGTATCGAGCCTTGAAATCAGGTCGCGTTGAGAACCCGGTTGATGACGAACTTCACGTTTTCTCGAAGGAAATTTACCCCTTCTACAACCGTGTCTTACTACCCGATTACATCAGTGGGGCGCAATCGTGGGACCAACTCGTTAAACTACGGGAAGACCAGTTTGCTGAAGCCCGTATCATTGTTCATAAGGGCGTTGGCATTGCGCATATCGACCGGGACGCGAAGGTCGTGGTCGATACCGACGGCATAGAGCATACCTACGACAAGATTATTCTGGGCACGGGTAGCCGGGCGTTTATGCCCAAAGGTATTCCTCGTTTGCCGGGAATCTTCAACATGCGTTCGCGGCTCGATGCCGATTCGCTCCTGCCATTCTTGAATCAGCGTGATCCTCATGCCGTCATTGTAGGTGGTGGTTTACTGGGGCTTGAACTGGCGGCTTCGTTGCGGCAAATAGATGTACGGGTAACGGTTATTCAGCGGGCAGGCCGATTTATGGAACGCCAGCTCGACTCATTAGCCAGTGAACTGCTATACCTGGAACTCCTCGATCGGGGTATCGAGGTCTACTTTAATGAAGAAGTACAGACCTTCATGGGTACCGATACCGTTGAAGGCATTCAATTAAAGTCGGGCAAAAAACTAAACTGCCAGGTGGTAGTGATGGCCATTGGCACAGTGCCCAACATCGAGCTCGCCCGCCAGGCGGGTCTTACCTGCAACCGGGGCGTGGTGGTAAACGATTATCTGCAAACCTCCGACCCCGACATTTTTGCCGCTGGCGAAGTGGCGCAGTGGAATGGCGAGATGTGGGGCATCACGCTAGCCGCTGAACAGCAGGCCGAAACGGCCGCCCGCTTCATCGCCGGTGATATTTCGCAACCGTACAAGGGAAGCCTTGCCATCAGCATTCTGAAAATGGAAGGCCTGCACCTGTGCAGTATGGGCCTGACCGAGGTGCCCGCCAATGCTGGCCGCGATTATGAAGAGATCATCTTTATCGACAAATCGAAGCGGTACTACAAAAAATGCATCGTTCAGGGCGATAAACTGGTTGGTGCCATTCTGGTTGGCGACAAAAACGAGTTTGCTGAGTTTCGGGAATTGATCGCCAATAGCACCGAATTATCCGAAAAGCGCCTTCAACTCCTGCGCGCCAGCAAAAAAGTCGATCCGCTGGAAGGTAAGCTGGTTTGTTCCTGCAACACCGTTGGTCAGGGTAACCTGGAACGGGCCATTCAGGCGGGTTGCACGGATTTTCAGCAGTTGTGCCAGAAGACCGGTGCCGGCACCGGCTGCGGCTCCTGCCGACCAGAAGTGCGGAGTATTTTGGAAACAATGAGTGAAAGACTGAAAGGGCGACAGAGTGCTATTACTGGATTAGCTCCCCTTGGGTTATTTGCTCTTTCGCTCTGTCAATCTTTCACTCATTAAATCTCATGCGCGATTATTATACCCTAAAAGTCAATATGCCCGCCGGAATTGTTTCGCCGGGTACGCTGCAAACGGTGTTGTCGCTGGCCTATGAAGCGAAGGTTCGGCGGGTGCGTTTTGGTGCCCGGCAGCAACTGCTGATGACGGTGCATTATGAAGACATGCGGTTTCTGGAGAAAGACCTGAAGCAGCACCAGATCTCATACGAGTTAAATACGGAGCAGTATCCAAATATTATTAGCTCCTATTGCGGAGAAAACGTCTTCCGAACCGGAGCCTGGCTGCGGGAAAGTGAGTACCATACGGTGCTGGATCAGTTTGATTATCAACCCCAGCTTAAAGTAAACCTATCTGACTCGAACCAGAGCTTTACACCGTTCTTTACCGGAAATCTCAATTTTATTGCCTCGCCCGAACCCCATTTCTGGTACCTGTACGTACGTCCGAAACAGCATAATAGCCTGTTCCGATGGCCGGAACTCGTGTACACCAACGACATTGGGCGGCTGGCCAGAGCGGTTGAAGAGGCTCTGCTGCAACAGGATTATTCGGGTGAAGAGGCCTTGTATAAGCTCGTTACGACCGGACAGAATTTTATCACTCAACCCGCTAATGAGGACGTCGAACTGCCTGATTTTTCGCTGCCGTATTACGAAGGGTTTAATCGATACGGTGAGCGTTCTTGGTTAGGGCTATACCGCCGGGATGAGCAGTTCTCGGTTGCGTTTTTACTGGATGTCTGCGCCTTATGCCTGAAAACCCGCATTGGAGAATTATGCGTTACGCCCTGGAAATCGCTTATTATCAAAGGAATTGAGGAGAAAGACCGGGCCACCTGGTCGTATGTACTGGGTAAACACAACATCAATGTGCGCCATGCCGCCAACGAGTTAGCCTGGCAAACCGAAGATCATACCGATGCCGGAACGGAGCTAAAAAATTACGTGATCCGGTATTTCGAGAAGAACGACACCCGCACGTTCGGCTTGTGTTTTGGTGTCCAGACGCGTGCTAAATCAGAAGTGTTTGGGTCCGTTTTAATTCGAAAACGCCCCTTGGTTCGGCTAGGTCAATTGGCTTTGTTCAGCGTGTATGACTTGTACTACACAGAGAATTTTAACCCCAACAGCCGGATCTATCATCTGGCCGAAAAAGGGCTGTTGAAGATGCACGTGCCCAATCAGTTAAATCGGCTGTGCCGCAAGTTCAACGCGCGCCGGTCGCAGGAGCGGGTGGAAACGGTTCGGGTAGAGAAAGAAAGAACAGAGTTAGCCCAGCCCGCCGAAACGACCAGCGTGCACCAATGTAGCCACTGTTTTACAGTTTACGACGCTCACTATGGCGATTCCCGGCATAGCATTCCAGCTGGCACGCCGTTCAGCCAGCTGCCCCCGGATTATGCCTGCCCAACCTGCGACGCGCCCAAATCAGACATGCATGCCGTAGAGGGGCTATCAGTTTCCTTTGGTGGTGTCAGTTTCTTAAAACTGACAAGCGAAGTTTCTTAAAACCTCATGTCAGTTTTAAGAATCGCATCAGCGACCCGGCTGACATCACCTAGACTAATGCCATTCCATGAGCATCAGCATCAGCGCGGCCATCTGGATGAGTGGGCTGTGAGAACACGGCCCACGGAAAAGGCGTCAATTTTTCAAAATTGACAGCACCGAACACAGGCAGTTTTTCCAAAAAAATCAGTATTATTAGGGTATGACTTCGCATACCAACGACCTCAAACAGCAAATCGAACACATTCTGCATTGGGAGCAGTCGTCCCATTGGCGCCTGCGCGATTTTGAGTCGTTGAGTCATTTAGTTTTCCTTCATACGAACCGGCAGCTGGATGCCCGCGAGTTGCAGGCGTTCTGGACATCCTCGGCCGTTCCCTCGCAATCGTTTCTGGATACCCTTGCCCGCTATGCCGATTACGCGGATTGGAACGAATTCTGTATCCGAAATTTTTATGGTGAAGTCGATCTCGGCGATGAGGCAGTGGCGCTTCATGCGCCGATGTGGGAAATTCCTATCAAATGGGTCATTTTGCTTTGCTGGCTATCGTTGGTTGTATCCGTTCTGGTCGCGATACTTCTGGTTTGGAAACACTAAACGATTCCCCTTATCACCGCGTTATTGTTCCATAGTTCCTAGTCAACAACCACAACCCAATTCAAGCGACCGAATGGTACGTTTTTCTTTATGCCTGAGCCTGTTGCTCAGCGCAACTCTGGTGCTGGCGCAATCTACACCCAAAGCGACGTCAGCCGCGAAAAAACCTGGGGCTTCGCAAGCCGCGATACCCAGCCTCAATAGCCCAATCCCACTCGACCCCGACGTTAAAGTCGGGAAATTACCCAACGGATTGACCTATTACATCCGCAAAAATGCGGAGCCAAAAAATCGGGCCGAATTGCGGCTGGTTATTCGGGCGGGCTCAGTACTGGAAAATGATAACCAGCAGGGACTGGCCCACTTCATGGAGCACATGGAGTTCAACGGTACCAAGAATTTTCCCAAAAATGAACTGGTCAATTTTCTGCAATCGGCGGGCGTTCGATTTGGTGCCGATTTGAATGCCTACACGGGCTTCGATGAAACGGTCTATCAACTGCCCGTTCCAACGGATTCTGCCCATGTCTTCAACCAGGCTTTCCAGATTCTGGAAGACTGGGCGCATAACGCCACCATTGACCCAACCGAAGTTGATAAAGAGCGGGGTGTTATTCTGGAAGAACGACGGCTGGGGCGTGGGGCTGGTCAGCGGATGCGGGATAAATATTTTCCGATTCTCTTAAATAACTCGCAGTATGCCAAGCGCCTTCCCATCGGTACCGAGCAGGTATTGACCACGTTCAAACCTGAGGTTCTGCGGCAGTTTTACAAAGATTGGTATCGACCCGATCTGATGGCCGTTATTGCCGTTGGCGATTTCGATATGAAGCAGGTAGAAGGGATCATCCGCGAAAAATTCGGCCGAATCCCCGCCGTCAAAGCGCCGAAACCACGCACGGAGTACGACATTCCGGCCCACAAAGACACAAAAGTGGTTATCGTAACCGACCCTGAACAGCCCAATACGGTTGTGCAGGTTATTTATAAGCGACCTGAGATCAAGGAAAAAACGCTAAATGACTTACGGGAGAGCATCAAACGAGGACTGTTTAACACCATGCTTGGCAACCGGATTCAGGAGTTGACTCAGCGTGCCGATCCGCCGTTTTTAGGGGGTTACAGCAATTACAGCGATTTTTTGGGCAACCTCGATGCGTTTACGTCCATTGCCGTGGCCAAGGAAGGAAATGTTGAGCGAGCCATCCGGGCTGTGCTCGATGAGAATGCCCGTGTAAAACAGTTTGGCTTTACGCCAACGGAGCTGGCTCGCGCCAAGCAGGAGTTTCTGACCAATGTAGAACAGGCTTACAGCGAACGGGATAAAACCCGTTCGGTCAATTATGTGAATGAATACGTGCAAAACTTTACGGATAAGGCCCCGTACACGAGCATTCAATTTTACTACAACTTTCTGAAAAAAGAGCAGGACGGCATTAAACTCGCCGAGGTCAACGCACTCGTCGATCAGTTTATCCACAACGATAACCGGGCGGTTATTGTCATGGCTCCCGAGAAAGATAAAGCCAAGCTCCCAACGGTTGAACAGATCATCCGCTATGTGGATGACGCGGGTAAAGGGCTGACGGCCTATGAAGATAAAACGCTGGATAGCCCACTGTTGGCCACTCAGCCAACTGCTTCGCCCGTGGTGAACGAAAAGCAGATCAAG
It encodes:
- a CDS encoding M16 family metallopeptidase — protein: MVRFSLCLSLLLSATLVLAQSTPKATSAAKKPGASQAAIPSLNSPIPLDPDVKVGKLPNGLTYYIRKNAEPKNRAELRLVIRAGSVLENDNQQGLAHFMEHMEFNGTKNFPKNELVNFLQSAGVRFGADLNAYTGFDETVYQLPVPTDSAHVFNQAFQILEDWAHNATIDPTEVDKERGVILEERRLGRGAGQRMRDKYFPILLNNSQYAKRLPIGTEQVLTTFKPEVLRQFYKDWYRPDLMAVIAVGDFDMKQVEGIIREKFGRIPAVKAPKPRTEYDIPAHKDTKVVIVTDPEQPNTVVQVIYKRPEIKEKTLNDLRESIKRGLFNTMLGNRIQELTQRADPPFLGGYSNYSDFLGNLDAFTSIAVAKEGNVERAIRAVLDENARVKQFGFTPTELARAKQEFLTNVEQAYSERDKTRSVNYVNEYVQNFTDKAPYTSIQFYYNFLKKEQDGIKLAEVNALVDQFIHNDNRAVIVMAPEKDKAKLPTVEQIIRYVDDAGKGLTAYEDKTLDSPLLATQPTASPVVNEKQIKDIGVTEWTLKNGVRVVLKPTTFKNDQILFSASSFGGTSLYDMNDFQSARFSSTLAAMGGTGEYNQIQLGKFLSGKQVSVFPYVGELSEGINGSAAPKDLETALQLLYSYFTQPRKDPDVVKGFLSNQRSALQNRINTPTPQGVFQDTVTVTLGNNNPRRQPLKPDDLDKIDLDRALKIYQERFANAGDFTFYFVGNFKEDQLKPLVEKYLGGLPATGKTEKFTDLGIRAPKGQISKTVYKGVDPKAAVQLVYTGDITWSPETATQLDALAEVLEIKLIEKLREEESGVYGVGAAAAYAKYPVPRYTFRINFGCAPENVEKLIAKTQELINDLKQKGALPADIAKFKAETRRETEVQLKDNQFWLGYLQNQYYNGDAPDEVLHENEQLDKVTVDSTKAAANQYFGSNLIRLVLMPEKKQ